One window from the genome of Pyrobaculum ferrireducens encodes:
- a CDS encoding transcription initiation factor IIB, with the protein MSGTNPTSSGKPLKLRINRDSEGYLSLVTDTGEVYRCPICGNDKFVYNYEKGEVVCIVCGAVVQEQLLDLGPEWRAFTSEEKGQRARTGAPLTRLISEALTTVIDWRDKDVSGKELDIKRKLEVIRLRKWQTRARVQTSYERNFIQAAQELERLRSSMGIPRPCIEQALEIYRQALEKELVRGRSVEAMAAAALYMACRMMKMPRPLDELVRYTKASRREVARCYRLLLRELNVKVPISDPILYISRIAEQLKLSGEVIKSAIDILQKAKKAGITAGKDPAGLAAAAVYIASLMHGDNRTQKDFAVAAGVTEVTVRNRYKELAKALNIKVPIK; encoded by the coding sequence ATGTCCGGGACTAACCCCACGTCCTCAGGCAAGCCTCTTAAACTCCGCATCAACAGAGATAGTGAGGGGTATTTAAGTCTTGTTACAGACACTGGCGAGGTATACCGATGCCCCATCTGCGGGAATGACAAGTTCGTATACAACTACGAGAAGGGTGAGGTGGTGTGTATAGTATGCGGCGCAGTTGTCCAGGAACAGCTCCTCGACCTGGGGCCGGAGTGGAGGGCCTTTACCTCAGAGGAAAAGGGCCAGAGGGCCCGTACCGGCGCCCCCCTCACGAGACTCATCTCAGAGGCTCTAACCACGGTAATAGACTGGAGAGACAAAGACGTATCTGGGAAAGAGCTCGACATTAAGAGAAAGCTAGAGGTCATTAGGCTGAGGAAATGGCAGACAAGGGCCAGGGTACAGACGTCGTACGAGAGAAACTTCATACAAGCCGCCCAGGAGCTAGAGAGGCTGAGGAGCTCCATGGGCATACCAAGGCCCTGTATAGAACAGGCGCTGGAGATCTACAGACAGGCACTAGAGAAGGAGCTAGTCAGAGGGAGGTCTGTAGAGGCCATGGCAGCCGCCGCCCTCTACATGGCCTGCCGTATGATGAAGATGCCAAGACCTCTAGACGAGCTAGTTAGGTATACAAAAGCGTCGAGGAGAGAGGTGGCTAGGTGCTACAGACTCCTCCTCAGAGAGCTAAATGTAAAGGTGCCTATAAGCGACCCAATCCTCTACATCTCAAGGATAGCGGAACAGTTAAAACTCAGCGGTGAGGTGATCAAGTCTGCAATAGACATACTTCAGAAGGCGAAGAAAGCCGGCATAACCGCCGGTAAGGATCCGGCTGGCCTCGCCGCCGCCGCGGTGTACATCGCCTCGCTAATGCACGGCGACAACAGAACTCAGAAAGACTTCGCGGTGGCCGCCGGAGTCACAGAGGTCACAGTCAGGAATAGGTACAAAGAATTAGCTAAGGCGCTTAACATCAAGGTACCTATAAAGTAA
- a CDS encoding TGS domain-containing protein, with amino-acid sequence MPANLPAEAKAAWLKVMEAKTPEDKIRAMEEFLSTVPKHKGTEKLIKHVRRRMAELKRELYERREKERAIRGGGGARLYVAKEGDIQVAVVGPPSSGKTSLLQCLTNTTLRPDDLPFSTVEPVPSMFVEDGVYVQLVKTPSLVLEQSSELNTITLATVRNADAVLLVVGADADLRALEKILSFFEDEGVHLTPPSNYVKIERRGLGGIQIIGGGRVLGGTLNDVKRILNEYGIHHAVVYIEGAVALDEVEEALYVDKMYKPTIAVVTKIDSIKPAADVVDFFSKSGVRYYLADLRSCSLDRRRLLEDLLQATGRIRVFTKPIHSKTYVNKPIVVKAGSTVGEVAALIHSSLAETFKYAVVWRRETFPSHPKRVGRDYVLHDNDVVEIHA; translated from the coding sequence GTGCCGGCGAATTTACCAGCCGAGGCCAAGGCCGCGTGGCTGAAGGTGATGGAGGCTAAGACGCCGGAGGACAAGATCAGGGCCATGGAGGAGTTTCTCTCGACGGTGCCTAAGCACAAGGGCACTGAGAAGCTTATAAAACACGTCAGGAGGAGAATGGCTGAGCTGAAGAGAGAGCTCTACGAGAGGCGGGAGAAAGAGAGGGCAATACGCGGCGGAGGCGGGGCCCGCCTCTACGTGGCTAAGGAGGGCGACATCCAGGTGGCTGTTGTGGGGCCGCCCAGCTCTGGGAAGACCTCCCTCCTCCAGTGTCTTACAAACACAACGCTTAGACCTGACGACCTGCCGTTTTCCACCGTGGAGCCAGTGCCCTCAATGTTTGTAGAAGACGGCGTCTATGTACAGCTGGTCAAGACGCCGAGTCTAGTTTTGGAACAGAGTAGCGAGCTAAACACCATTACCCTGGCCACGGTGAGAAACGCCGACGCCGTCTTGCTGGTGGTGGGCGCCGACGCCGACCTCAGAGCCTTGGAGAAAATTCTCAGCTTTTTTGAAGACGAGGGTGTGCACCTTACGCCGCCTAGCAACTACGTGAAAATTGAGAGGCGTGGCCTCGGCGGTATACAGATAATTGGAGGGGGGAGGGTGCTGGGCGGCACTTTAAACGATGTCAAGAGGATTCTAAACGAGTACGGGATACACCACGCTGTTGTCTACATAGAAGGCGCAGTGGCGCTCGACGAGGTAGAGGAAGCCCTGTACGTCGACAAGATGTATAAACCCACAATCGCCGTGGTCACAAAAATAGACTCCATAAAGCCGGCGGCCGACGTCGTGGATTTCTTTTCTAAAAGCGGCGTTAGGTACTACCTAGCCGACTTGAGGAGTTGCTCTCTAGACAGGAGGAGGTTGCTAGAGGATCTTCTCCAAGCCACGGGGAGGATAAGAGTATTTACAAAACCTATCCACTCAAAGACCTATGTAAACAAGCCTATTGTGGTGAAGGCCGGCTCCACAGTGGGCGAGGTGGCGGCTTTAATACACTCCTCACTCGCCGAGACGTTTAAATACGCAGTGGTGTGGCGCAGAGAGACATTCCCCAGCCACCCAAAGAGAGTGGGGCGCGACTACGTCCTCCACGACAACGACGTGGTAGAGATACACGCCTAG
- a CDS encoding enoyl-CoA hydratase/isomerase family protein, which produces MIRIETIGKYDRVVLIGEKRNAFTPNLLEDLLGLRCERDVVITNEGPVFSAGLDLSIFLEGREKAFEYLLKIHELVKKLLECERRVVAHVRGDVYGFGVELLYFLDYVVAAHESVKFSLQGINLGLFPPYTVAIGSRLFSHGHLRIMLSRDFTAREALSFGVVSEIGGLELEKLFSPPSHVASFASPKRRLLEVVDDAVPYLHKLAEVGTSEETRERLRKFFGRKV; this is translated from the coding sequence GTGATAAGGATAGAAACAATTGGCAAATACGACAGAGTTGTCCTCATAGGTGAGAAGAGAAACGCGTTTACGCCAAATCTTCTCGAGGATCTACTAGGGCTGAGATGTGAGAGAGATGTAGTAATTACGAACGAGGGTCCGGTTTTCTCCGCTGGGCTAGATCTGTCGATATTTCTAGAGGGGAGGGAAAAGGCGTTTGAGTACCTTTTGAAGATTCATGAGCTTGTTAAGAAGTTGCTTGAATGCGAGAGGCGGGTGGTGGCGCATGTACGGGGAGACGTCTACGGCTTCGGGGTCGAGTTATTGTACTTCCTAGACTACGTCGTCGCGGCTCACGAGTCGGTGAAATTTTCTCTGCAGGGCATAAACCTGGGGCTTTTCCCGCCGTACACCGTGGCGATAGGGAGCCGTCTGTTTTCACATGGCCATCTGAGGATTATGTTGAGCAGAGATTTCACGGCGCGTGAAGCTTTATCGTTCGGCGTCGTTTCTGAAATAGGCGGGCTGGAGCTTGAGAAGTTATTCTCGCCGCCTAGCCACGTCGCGAGCTTCGCCTCGCCGAAGAGGCGCCTTCTTGAAGTGGTGGACGACGCGGTTCCCTATCTACACAAACTGGCTGAGGTGGGCACCAGCGAGGAGACTAGAGAGAGGCTTAGGAAGTTCTTCGGCAGGAAAGTCTAA
- a CDS encoding helix-turn-helix domain-containing protein produces MSHHHVAIYIAGDIIVSDNPGEAIKKWRLIFGLTQTAIATRLNTSPSVISDYESGRRKFPGSRFVKKFVQALIETDLERGGMVINLLERQLLKEKFWIAVLDMREFSEPVPASAFLQAIGAEVVVRPPPGLDIHGYTVVDSVKLVLEVPAAEYVRLYGSTTQRAAIFTKVSTGRSPMIAIKSMSSVLSVKPSLVVLHGLKPDAIDQLAVEIAKRSHIPLATTTMSIEKLIENLRQFK; encoded by the coding sequence GTGAGTCATCACCACGTAGCTATATACATAGCTGGCGATATAATAGTCTCGGATAATCCAGGGGAGGCTATAAAGAAGTGGAGACTTATTTTTGGGCTTACGCAGACAGCCATAGCGACTAGGCTAAACACATCCCCCAGCGTTATCAGCGACTACGAGTCGGGCCGTAGGAAGTTCCCAGGCTCTAGATTCGTTAAGAAATTTGTACAGGCGCTAATAGAGACAGATCTAGAGAGGGGCGGCATGGTTATAAACCTCCTCGAGCGCCAGCTGTTAAAAGAGAAGTTCTGGATAGCGGTGCTCGATATGCGGGAATTCTCAGAGCCTGTGCCGGCTTCGGCTTTTCTACAGGCGATAGGGGCGGAGGTTGTGGTCCGCCCGCCCCCGGGCCTCGACATACACGGCTACACGGTCGTCGACAGCGTCAAGCTGGTGCTGGAGGTGCCTGCCGCCGAGTATGTCCGGCTTTATGGAAGTACGACTCAGCGCGCGGCGATATTTACAAAGGTATCCACCGGCCGCTCTCCGATGATAGCGATAAAGTCCATGTCCTCTGTCCTAAGTGTAAAGCCGTCGCTTGTGGTGCTCCACGGGCTGAAGCCCGACGCCATTGACCAACTCGCCGTGGAGATTGCAAAGAGAAGCCATATACCGCTTGCGACAACTACTATGAGTATTGAAAAGCTGATAGAGAACTTGAGACAGTTTAAGTAG
- a CDS encoding replication factor C small subunit: MSELFWFEKYRPRSFDEVVDLEEVKARLRGFVKSGDMPHLLFYGPPGTGKTTMALVLARELYGEYWRENTLELNASDERGINVIRERVKEFARTAPVGKAPFKLVILDEADNMTSDAQQALRRIMEIYAQNTRFILLANYISGIIEPIQSRTVMFRFSPLPKEAVFTRLRYIAENEGVKISDDALETIYEFTQGDMRRAINALQIAASVDKEVTEEVVARALGMVSPRLLREALHEAVKGSFGKAATQIYGFVVDGGVGELEIIKQIHREVLRLDVPEYVKPELAYIIAEAHYAILRGAHGLTQIYGALAKVRKLLRSR; the protein is encoded by the coding sequence ATGAGCGAGTTGTTTTGGTTTGAGAAGTATCGTCCTCGTTCTTTTGATGAGGTGGTGGATTTGGAGGAGGTTAAGGCTAGGCTTAGGGGTTTTGTGAAGAGCGGCGACATGCCGCATCTCCTCTTCTACGGCCCTCCCGGCACTGGGAAGACCACCATGGCCCTTGTCTTGGCTAGAGAACTCTACGGTGAATACTGGCGGGAGAACACGCTGGAGCTCAATGCATCAGACGAGAGAGGGATAAACGTAATCCGGGAGAGAGTAAAGGAATTCGCGCGGACGGCGCCCGTGGGCAAAGCCCCCTTCAAACTAGTCATACTAGACGAAGCAGACAACATGACTTCAGACGCACAACAAGCACTACGCAGAATAATGGAAATATACGCACAAAACACAAGATTCATACTACTAGCAAACTACATCAGCGGGATTATCGAGCCTATCCAGTCCCGCACTGTAATGTTTAGGTTCTCCCCCCTCCCCAAGGAGGCGGTTTTTACACGGCTCCGCTACATAGCCGAGAACGAGGGGGTTAAGATCTCAGACGACGCGCTAGAGACGATATATGAATTCACCCAGGGCGATATGAGGAGGGCTATAAACGCCCTGCAGATAGCCGCCTCTGTAGATAAGGAGGTGACTGAGGAGGTGGTGGCCAGAGCCCTCGGCATGGTGAGCCCCCGTCTTTTGAGAGAGGCTCTTCACGAGGCTGTGAAGGGGAGTTTTGGAAAAGCCGCCACTCAGATATATGGATTCGTGGTGGACGGCGGCGTCGGCGAGCTGGAGATTATAAAGCAGATACACAGAGAGGTGCTGAGGCTAGACGTGCCGGAGTATGTAAAACCCGAGCTTGCCTACATAATAGCCGAGGCTCACTACGCCATCTTGAGGGGGGCCCACGGACTTACACAGATCTACGGCGCGCTTGCTAAAGTTAGGAAACTTCTAAGGTCTAGATAG
- a CDS encoding DUF373 family protein, which translates to MRVLVLYVDRDGDLKAQGFETPVVGRDEVLRLAIRYILANPDDSDANAVFAAVKIYDRLTSEYGVENTNVAVISGSPDPAVADVVVVKELEQVLALYDADAIYFVSDGPSDEAAIPAIQSKRPVMSVYRVVVKQARGVEETVTLFRYYLNKAVKEPEYRRYTVGIPALLIFILLFGNTFNIEIIRYMINIVFLFMAFFIMIYGFGIYDFLRDVLKRYEVTFIITVVSMFIVVIYLASLFLGVQIIPNYVLLAVVVIPYVSYVSEAYIINKKIKYGGIVAGGVTFSFFYLLFPVITKQEGNLVEVLTAIGEFLAAVFLIVVAVYIARRVLER; encoded by the coding sequence GTGCGTGTTCTTGTTTTATACGTCGATAGAGACGGCGATTTAAAGGCCCAGGGATTTGAGACGCCTGTTGTAGGGAGAGACGAGGTGTTGAGGCTGGCAATTAGGTATATACTGGCAAACCCGGACGACTCAGACGCAAACGCCGTGTTTGCCGCAGTGAAGATATACGATAGGCTGACCTCTGAATATGGAGTTGAGAACACAAATGTGGCTGTGATTAGCGGCTCTCCAGACCCGGCTGTGGCTGACGTAGTTGTGGTTAAGGAGTTGGAACAGGTGTTGGCGCTGTACGACGCGGATGCTATTTATTTCGTCTCTGACGGGCCCAGCGACGAGGCGGCGATCCCAGCAATTCAGTCGAAGAGGCCTGTGATGTCTGTCTATAGAGTAGTGGTAAAACAGGCGAGAGGCGTCGAGGAGACGGTCACGCTTTTTAGATACTATCTAAACAAGGCGGTTAAAGAGCCGGAGTATCGCAGATACACCGTGGGCATACCTGCGCTTCTAATCTTTATCCTACTTTTTGGAAACACTTTTAACATAGAAATTATTAGATACATGATAAATATTGTATTTTTATTTATGGCTTTCTTTATAATGATATATGGATTCGGTATTTATGATTTTCTTAGAGACGTGTTAAAGAGATATGAAGTGACTTTTATCATAACGGTGGTATCTATGTTTATAGTAGTTATCTACTTGGCGTCTCTCTTTCTAGGAGTGCAGATAATACCTAACTACGTACTGTTAGCGGTCGTAGTCATTCCCTACGTGTCCTATGTAAGTGAGGCGTATATAATAAACAAGAAAATTAAGTACGGCGGTATAGTAGCGGGGGGCGTAACCTTCTCCTTCTTTTACCTCCTCTTCCCAGTTATTACCAAACAGGAGGGTAATCTCGTAGAGGTGTTGACGGCTATCGGCGAGTTTCTAGCCGCGGTGTTTCTCATCGTGGTGGCGGTTTATATCGCTAGGCGTGTTTTAGAGAGGTAA
- a CDS encoding HIT family protein codes for MVADVVVEAAERPFNGGHVVIKLKNPVLELGERELATLKNVIDNVVRYMKAEFSPEGFNIYIKDREVHIIPRWCGDVNVAFFGGIKVIPLAPSDVYERVIEKCCHESNA; via the coding sequence GTGGTAGCTGACGTAGTGGTAGAGGCCGCGGAGAGGCCTTTCAACGGCGGCCACGTGGTGATCAAATTAAAGAACCCCGTCCTCGAACTCGGGGAGAGAGAACTCGCAACTCTAAAAAACGTCATAGATAACGTGGTGAGGTACATGAAGGCCGAGTTCTCCCCGGAGGGTTTTAATATCTACATCAAAGACCGGGAGGTGCATATAATACCTCGTTGGTGTGGGGATGTAAATGTGGCGTTTTTCGGCGGCATAAAGGTAATTCCGCTAGCTCCCAGCGACGTATATGAGAGGGTTATTGAAAAATGTTGCCATGAATCTAACGCTTGA
- a CDS encoding TRM11 family SAM-dependent methyltransferase: MEICVVGLGQRYPCLAREEAMALAEIGRCEPAEVGARYAVFTCPSCEIFKRASLAKSVNGERIRKEKPQIERSTKTLDYITARLMVNLARVAEGSRIWEPFVGTGAVAHEVERAGGYVVGTDLDLEALFIARRNTSGDVAQANAVLPPLRGGLDAAVGDPPYGRLAKSELEIRALIQEFAEVASRVVKSGGYVVFASPIYVDVPALRSCVMYLHGGLYRVVYIWRVSNRGEGLGSTPCLCKSAAPASREIDAHLSSSR; encoded by the coding sequence ATGGAGATCTGTGTGGTGGGGCTGGGGCAGAGGTACCCGTGCCTCGCGCGCGAGGAGGCGATGGCGCTGGCGGAGATAGGCAGGTGCGAGCCGGCTGAGGTAGGCGCGCGCTACGCGGTATTTACCTGTCCTAGTTGTGAAATTTTCAAGAGGGCTTCCTTGGCTAAGTCAGTAAATGGGGAGAGGATTAGGAAAGAGAAGCCGCAGATCGAGAGGTCCACCAAGACGCTGGACTACATAACAGCCAGGCTCATGGTTAACCTGGCCCGGGTGGCAGAGGGGAGTAGGATCTGGGAGCCGTTCGTGGGCACGGGCGCCGTGGCGCACGAGGTCGAGAGGGCGGGGGGCTACGTGGTTGGGACGGACCTGGACTTGGAGGCCCTGTTCATAGCTAGGCGTAATACGTCTGGCGACGTGGCGCAGGCAAACGCGGTTCTCCCCCCGCTTAGGGGGGGTCTCGACGCCGCCGTGGGCGATCCGCCCTACGGCCGGCTGGCGAAGTCGGAGTTGGAGATAAGAGCTCTTATACAAGAGTTCGCCGAGGTGGCCTCTAGAGTTGTAAAGAGCGGAGGTTACGTGGTCTTCGCCTCTCCCATATATGTGGACGTTCCTGCTCTGAGGAGCTGTGTTATGTATCTCCACGGCGGCCTCTACCGGGTGGTTTACATATGGAGAGTTTCTAATCGGGGGGAGGGGCTTGGT
- a CDS encoding coiled-coil protein, which yields MLSKEELLEKIREINSRIDEVQRQIDETTSEINNKRTLLEEIRKELAEVRSHIEGARGRLQKTRELISSLVERKSQIINQIRSLRSELLNMNITMQKYREKLVIYRNLLSTINEYVGGKTLEKDKLKRIIEQLEYFFETSPTNPEWERQFIKYISEIEKELNLADSMEKIKAHIAELKSQIDEFKSKREAIRSEIARLVQDLNTVKQELAQLKASRQEVYKELAKLKERREELKKRREEIKSEILQLALKRKELREKRRALQEELEKYNVLLKALELAERNKARARAREERVESLKERAEVLYNRLLNGERLTHDEIKILIEAGYLPEE from the coding sequence GTGCTTAGTAAGGAAGAGTTGCTTGAGAAAATCCGTGAAATAAATTCTCGAATTGACGAGGTCCAGAGACAGATAGACGAAACCACTAGCGAAATAAACAACAAAAGAACTCTCCTGGAGGAAATCCGGAAGGAGCTCGCCGAGGTGAGGTCGCATATCGAGGGCGCTAGGGGGCGGCTTCAGAAAACTAGAGAGTTGATAAGCTCCCTAGTGGAGAGAAAGAGTCAGATAATAAACCAGATAAGAAGTCTTAGGAGTGAATTACTAAATATGAATATAACTATGCAGAAATATAGAGAAAAACTAGTTATCTATAGAAATCTATTGAGTACAATAAATGAGTATGTGGGGGGGAAGACGCTTGAGAAGGATAAGTTGAAGCGGATAATTGAACAACTTGAGTACTTCTTCGAAACCTCGCCTACAAACCCCGAGTGGGAGAGGCAGTTTATCAAGTACATAAGTGAGATAGAGAAGGAGTTGAACCTGGCGGACTCCATGGAGAAGATAAAGGCGCATATAGCTGAGTTAAAGTCTCAAATTGACGAATTTAAAAGCAAGAGAGAGGCCATTAGAAGCGAAATAGCTAGATTAGTTCAAGATCTAAATACTGTAAAACAAGAGCTGGCCCAGCTAAAGGCAAGTAGGCAGGAGGTGTACAAGGAGCTTGCGAAGCTGAAGGAGAGGAGAGAAGAGCTGAAAAAACGCCGGGAGGAAATCAAGTCGGAGATTCTACAGCTGGCTCTGAAGCGGAAGGAGCTTAGAGAGAAGAGGAGGGCTCTCCAGGAGGAGCTGGAGAAATACAACGTACTGCTAAAGGCTTTAGAGCTAGCCGAGAGGAACAAGGCGAGGGCTAGGGCGAGAGAGGAGCGGGTTGAGTCTCTGAAGGAGAGGGCGGAGGTCTTGTATAACAGGTTGCTAAATGGAGAGAGGTTGACTCATGACGAAATTAAGATATTGATAGAGGCTGGATACCTGCCGGAAGAGTAG
- a CDS encoding ribosomal protein L13e, translating to MTKAPKPLVKVPARIAQGGVTRWKTGRGYSLEELRAVGINADQARLLGIPVDERRRSSWPQNVENLRKWLLDVLEGKIAPPEPTYPKLVEIKRKRGRAYRGLTSAGRASRGLTSVKLRETHNYKFKKKARERALKKRHEATKGLGNVLRISKIINRK from the coding sequence ATGACCAAGGCGCCGAAGCCGCTTGTGAAAGTACCCGCGAGGATAGCCCAAGGCGGCGTGACTAGGTGGAAGACCGGCAGAGGCTACTCTCTTGAGGAGCTACGCGCAGTAGGCATAAACGCTGATCAGGCGAGGTTGCTTGGAATCCCGGTGGACGAGAGGAGGAGATCCTCGTGGCCTCAGAACGTGGAGAATCTGCGGAAGTGGCTTCTCGACGTGTTGGAGGGCAAGATCGCGCCGCCTGAGCCGACGTATCCAAAACTAGTGGAGATAAAGCGGAAGCGCGGGAGGGCGTACAGAGGCTTGACCTCCGCCGGCAGGGCGTCCAGAGGGCTGACCTCTGTGAAGCTCAGAGAGACTCACAACTACAAGTTCAAGAAGAAGGCCAGGGAGAGGGCGTTGAAGAAGAGGCACGAGGCGACGAAGGGATTAGGAAACGTATTGAGAATATCAAAAATTATAAACCGGAAGTAG